In Arthrobacter sp. StoSoilB5, one genomic interval encodes:
- a CDS encoding sugar-binding domain-containing protein — MGRSRHSDALRAAQMYYLQDLTMDAIARELRTSRSTVSRLLSSARETGLVQVQIRSPFDTAPELESQIRNKFKVDVHVVPVLDTLNEAETLDRVAMQAARTIGPLVDSNAIIGIAWGATLSAVSRHLTRKVTHDTIVVQLNGAGNMQTTGITYASDIMRRFGSAYGARVEQFPVPAFFDHAATKTAMWNERSVQRILDLQARMSIAIFGVGSVDSDYPSHVYAGGYLDEQDLSMLAADDVVGDVATVFFRSDGSSDGITLNERSTGPSHEQLRQVRRRICVVSGASKINGLQGALAAGLATDLILDEASARRLVSFSGQS, encoded by the coding sequence ATGGGACGCTCACGTCACTCGGATGCCCTCCGGGCCGCACAGATGTACTACCTGCAGGACCTCACCATGGATGCGATCGCGCGGGAGCTCAGGACCTCACGCTCTACGGTCTCCAGGCTCCTGTCTTCCGCCCGGGAAACAGGTCTGGTCCAGGTCCAGATCCGCAGCCCTTTTGACACCGCTCCCGAGTTGGAGAGCCAAATTCGCAACAAATTCAAGGTGGACGTCCACGTGGTGCCGGTGCTGGACACCTTGAACGAGGCGGAAACGCTTGACCGCGTGGCCATGCAGGCAGCGCGGACCATAGGACCCCTGGTGGATTCCAATGCCATCATCGGCATTGCCTGGGGCGCCACACTCAGCGCCGTGAGCCGGCACCTGACCCGAAAAGTCACGCATGACACGATCGTGGTCCAACTCAATGGCGCCGGGAACATGCAGACAACAGGCATCACGTACGCGAGCGACATCATGCGACGCTTTGGCAGCGCCTACGGAGCGCGGGTGGAACAATTTCCCGTCCCAGCGTTTTTCGATCACGCCGCTACCAAGACGGCCATGTGGAATGAGCGCAGCGTTCAACGCATCCTGGATCTGCAGGCGCGCATGAGCATCGCTATTTTCGGCGTTGGATCCGTTGATTCGGACTATCCAAGCCATGTGTACGCCGGCGGATACCTCGACGAACAAGACCTCAGCATGTTGGCTGCCGACGACGTGGTGGGCGACGTTGCCACCGTCTTCTTCCGCAGTGATGGATCATCTGACGGCATTACCCTGAACGAACGGTCCACTGGCCCAAGCCATGAACAGCTACGGCAGGTGCGGCGCCGGATTTGCGTCGTGTCCGGCGCCTCCAAAATCAACGGCCTGCAGGGCGCCTTGGCAGCAGGGCTTGCCACGGATCTCATCCTCGATGAAGCCTCGGCGCGCCGCTTGGTGAGTTTCAGTGGCCAGTCCTGA
- a CDS encoding glycerol-3-phosphate dehydrogenase/oxidase, with protein MGHNRISGTSSDAHRRESVTALRERPSAKVLIIGGGINGVGTFRDLALQGIDVALVERGDYCQGASGASSHMIHGGIRYLENGEFRLVQESVVERNRLLRIAPHYVKPLQTTIPIFSTFSGVLSAPMRFLTHKQGKPKERGAFLIKLGLSMYDFFSRDGGSVPRHQFRGKDKALAELPKLHPGIKYAATYFDASVHNPERLTLDVLQDGEKAGRGGGLPGGTARASNYVSLVSMGTDGVRLRDELSGKEFDFQADVIVNTTGAWVDLTNQAMGAASQFMGGTKGSHIVLDHPELLAACNGREIFFEHTDGRIVLIYPMGDRVLVGTTDVDADMSEDAVCTESEIDYFFDLIGHVFPTIKVDRGQIVYSFAGVRPLPRHDATQPGFVSRDYRIERSVRSREGAMATPGGKDVVVLSLVGGKWTTFRALAEHMTNDVLRELGQERKVSTAKLAIGGGAGFPATEQGEQEWIKKHMGPGLDADRVAGLLTRYGTRAEAVIDYLNAGHDQALRSTRELSVRELAFMAEHEQIGHLVDVLIRRTSLAFRGLVTGELLNEIAAALAEPLGWDATVREAEIRHAQEVLQRFHKVDVHSLVA; from the coding sequence TTGGGACACAACAGGATTTCCGGTACCTCCTCTGATGCGCATCGGCGTGAATCTGTTACCGCCCTGCGGGAGCGGCCTTCGGCGAAGGTGCTCATCATCGGTGGCGGTATCAACGGCGTAGGAACCTTCCGGGACCTTGCCCTGCAGGGCATTGATGTTGCCCTCGTGGAGCGTGGGGACTATTGCCAAGGCGCCAGCGGTGCCTCGTCGCACATGATCCATGGCGGCATCCGATACCTGGAGAACGGTGAGTTCCGCCTTGTTCAGGAATCAGTGGTGGAGCGCAACAGGCTCCTCCGGATCGCCCCGCACTACGTCAAGCCGCTACAAACCACCATTCCCATCTTCAGCACCTTCTCGGGCGTCCTGTCCGCTCCCATGCGTTTCCTGACCCACAAGCAGGGCAAGCCGAAGGAACGGGGCGCCTTCCTCATCAAGCTCGGCCTGAGCATGTACGACTTCTTCTCCCGTGACGGTGGGAGCGTCCCCCGGCACCAGTTCCGCGGCAAGGACAAGGCTTTGGCTGAGCTACCCAAGCTGCATCCTGGAATCAAATATGCGGCAACCTACTTTGACGCGTCCGTGCACAACCCTGAGCGGCTCACCCTGGACGTGCTGCAGGATGGCGAGAAGGCGGGGCGCGGTGGGGGACTGCCGGGCGGGACGGCCCGTGCCAGCAACTACGTGTCACTGGTTTCCATGGGTACAGACGGAGTGCGGCTCCGTGACGAATTGAGCGGCAAGGAGTTCGACTTCCAGGCCGACGTCATCGTTAACACCACTGGCGCGTGGGTTGACCTGACCAACCAGGCCATGGGAGCCGCCAGCCAGTTCATGGGCGGCACCAAGGGTTCGCACATCGTGCTGGACCACCCGGAACTGCTGGCCGCCTGCAATGGCCGCGAGATCTTCTTCGAACACACAGATGGCCGCATCGTTCTTATTTACCCGATGGGGGACCGGGTGTTGGTGGGCACCACGGACGTTGACGCCGACATGTCGGAAGACGCCGTCTGCACCGAATCCGAAATCGACTACTTCTTCGACCTGATCGGCCACGTCTTCCCCACCATCAAGGTGGACCGTGGCCAGATCGTGTACAGCTTCGCTGGTGTCCGCCCCCTGCCGCGCCACGACGCCACGCAGCCTGGATTCGTCTCACGGGATTACAGGATCGAACGCAGCGTCCGATCCCGTGAGGGTGCCATGGCTACGCCAGGCGGCAAGGACGTCGTCGTACTCAGCTTGGTGGGTGGCAAATGGACCACCTTCCGGGCGCTTGCCGAACACATGACCAACGACGTTCTCCGCGAATTGGGCCAGGAACGGAAGGTTTCGACGGCGAAACTCGCCATCGGCGGTGGCGCCGGCTTCCCTGCCACGGAACAAGGCGAACAGGAGTGGATCAAGAAGCACATGGGGCCGGGGCTGGACGCCGATCGCGTGGCTGGTCTCCTGACCCGGTATGGGACACGGGCAGAAGCAGTCATCGATTACTTGAACGCCGGACATGACCAGGCACTTCGGTCCACCCGGGAACTCAGTGTTCGTGAACTGGCTTTCATGGCTGAGCACGAGCAGATCGGACATCTGGTGGATGTCCTCATTCGGCGGACCTCGCTCGCGTTCCGCGGCCTGGTGACCGGCGAGTTGCTGAATGAAATCGCCGCAGCGTTGGCTGAACCGCTCGGTTGGGATGCCACCGTCCGTGAGGCAGAAATCCGCCACGCCCAGGAAGTCCTGCAGAGGTTCCACAAGGTTGACGTGCACAGTCTCGTAGCCTGA
- the glpK gene encoding glycerol kinase GlpK: MNQYVIAIDQGTTSSRAIVFDHTGNIVSTGQMEHEQIFPQAGWVEHNPAEIWNNTREVIGSALSKANLTRHDIAAVGITNQRETAVVWDKNTGEAVYNAIVWQDTRTQPIVDELARDGGPERFKQKVGLPLATYFSGTKIKWILDNVDGARERAEAGDLLFGNTDAWVLWNLTGGVDGGVHVTDVTNASRTLFMDLETLQWDQEILDIFGVPASMMPAIKSSSEVYGHVHTSQLLREVPVAGILGDQQAATFGQAAFQAGEAKNTYGTGCFLIFNTGEEIVHSKNGLLTTLGYKLGDDKPHYALEGSIAVTGSLIQWLRDNLGMISSAPEVEELAAAVKDNGGVYIVPAFSGLFAPYWRADARGAIVGLTRFANKGHIARAALEATAFQTREVLDAVNADSGVPLTELKVDGGMVANEALMQFQADILGVPVVRPKVVETTALGAAYAAGLAVGFWKDLGELSANWGEDKRWEPQMPAEEQERQLRLWKKAVTKSMDWVDEDVK, encoded by the coding sequence ATGAATCAATACGTCATCGCCATCGACCAGGGCACCACCAGCTCCCGCGCCATCGTCTTTGACCACACGGGCAACATTGTGTCAACGGGACAGATGGAACACGAGCAGATTTTCCCGCAGGCAGGTTGGGTCGAGCACAACCCCGCCGAGATCTGGAACAACACCCGGGAGGTCATTGGTTCCGCCCTGTCCAAGGCGAACCTGACGCGGCACGATATTGCCGCCGTCGGAATCACCAACCAGCGTGAAACCGCCGTGGTCTGGGACAAAAACACGGGCGAGGCCGTTTACAACGCCATCGTCTGGCAGGACACCCGGACCCAGCCGATTGTGGACGAGCTTGCCAGGGACGGTGGACCTGAGCGCTTCAAACAGAAGGTAGGCCTGCCGCTGGCTACCTACTTCTCAGGCACCAAGATCAAATGGATCCTGGACAACGTCGATGGCGCCCGCGAACGCGCTGAAGCGGGCGACCTGTTGTTTGGCAACACTGACGCCTGGGTTCTCTGGAACCTGACCGGCGGAGTCGACGGCGGCGTGCATGTCACCGACGTTACCAACGCGTCCCGCACTTTGTTCATGGACCTTGAGACGCTGCAATGGGACCAGGAAATCCTGGACATCTTCGGTGTTCCGGCCTCCATGATGCCCGCCATCAAGTCCTCCTCGGAGGTCTACGGTCACGTCCACACCTCCCAGCTGCTTCGCGAAGTTCCCGTGGCCGGTATCCTGGGCGACCAGCAGGCTGCAACATTTGGTCAAGCCGCGTTCCAAGCAGGTGAAGCGAAGAATACCTACGGCACGGGTTGCTTCCTGATCTTTAACACCGGCGAGGAAATCGTTCACTCCAAGAACGGTCTGCTCACCACCCTGGGATACAAGTTGGGCGACGACAAGCCGCACTACGCCCTGGAAGGTTCCATCGCCGTCACCGGTTCCCTGATTCAGTGGCTCCGCGACAACCTCGGCATGATCAGTTCCGCTCCAGAGGTCGAGGAACTCGCAGCGGCGGTCAAGGACAACGGCGGCGTCTACATCGTCCCCGCGTTCTCCGGCTTGTTCGCTCCGTACTGGAGGGCTGACGCTCGAGGCGCAATCGTGGGCCTCACCCGCTTCGCCAACAAGGGCCACATTGCACGTGCTGCCCTTGAGGCGACTGCGTTCCAGACCCGCGAGGTACTCGATGCCGTCAACGCGGACTCGGGTGTTCCCCTCACCGAACTGAAGGTCGACGGCGGCATGGTCGCCAACGAGGCACTCATGCAGTTCCAGGCTGACATCCTCGGCGTGCCGGTAGTCCGCCCGAAGGTGGTTGAAACCACGGCCCTGGGCGCCGCGTACGCTGCAGGCCTGGCTGTCGGATTCTGGAAGGACCTGGGCGAACTCAGCGCCAACTGGGGCGAGGACAAGCGCTGGGAGCCGCAGATGCCCGCCGAAGAGCAGGAGCGCCAGCTGCGACTCTGGAAGAAGGCCGTTACCAAGTCCATGGACTGGGTCGACGAAGATGTGAAGTAG
- the leuS gene encoding leucine--tRNA ligase — MSVQPETETGTAQTAAAGAPEEGVYSFAAMEAKWPQVWEDLKVFTPLDDGSRERRYVLDMFPYPSGDLHMGHAEAFAMGDVVARYLRQKGYDVLHPIGWDSFGLPAENAAIKRNAHPSEWTYANIDTQAASFKRYAISADWSRRLHTSDPEYYRWTQWLFKRFYERGLAYRKDSPVNWCPKDLTVLANEQVVNGACERCGTAVTKKSLNQWYFKITEYADRLLEDMDQLQGHWPERVLAMQRNWIGRSEGAHVRFVIEATQDRAEREVTVFTTRPDTLYGATFFVVAADAHLALDLVTPEQHDELMAYREKVKALSEIERQSTEREKTGVFTGRYAINPLNGEKLPVWAADYVLADYGTGAIMAVPAHDQRDLDFAKAFDLPVRAVLDTGEEDPAETGVATAGEGKLKNSGDLDGLSKSEGIPAAIEILEKLGTGEKFVNFRLRDWLLSRQRFWGTPIPIIHCAECGEVPVPDDQLPVKLPEDLRGEALAPKGTSPLAAAVEWVNVECPNCGRAAQRDTDTMDTFVDSSWYFLRFVSPHYTEGPFDPAKINDWMPVGQYVGGVEHAILHLLYARFFTKVIKDIGLIEASEPFSALLNQGQVLNGGKAMSKSLGNGVDLGEQLDKFGVDAVRLTMVFASPPEDDVDWADVSPSGSAKFLARAWRLGQDVISEPGADAIAGDRALRTVTHKTIADAAELLDNNKFNVVVARLMELVNATRKTIDSGAGGADPAVREAVEAVAVILSLFAPYTAEDLWNTLGHPASVANAGWPKHDDALLVQDTVTAVVQVQGKVRDRLEVSPDISEDELRELALASENVQRAMDGRGIRTVIVRAPKLVNIVPA, encoded by the coding sequence GTGAGCGTTCAGCCGGAGACAGAGACCGGAACAGCACAGACAGCCGCAGCTGGAGCGCCTGAAGAAGGCGTCTACAGCTTCGCCGCGATGGAAGCCAAGTGGCCGCAGGTCTGGGAAGACCTCAAGGTGTTCACCCCGCTTGACGACGGTTCGCGGGAACGCCGCTACGTGTTGGACATGTTCCCCTACCCCTCCGGCGACCTCCACATGGGGCACGCCGAAGCGTTCGCCATGGGCGACGTCGTAGCGCGCTACCTGCGCCAGAAGGGCTACGATGTCCTGCACCCCATCGGTTGGGACTCCTTCGGCCTCCCCGCTGAGAATGCGGCCATTAAGCGCAACGCCCACCCCAGCGAGTGGACCTACGCCAACATCGATACCCAGGCCGCCTCGTTCAAGCGCTACGCCATTTCGGCTGACTGGTCCCGGCGCCTGCACACGTCCGACCCCGAGTACTACCGGTGGACCCAGTGGCTGTTCAAGCGCTTCTACGAGCGTGGCTTGGCGTACCGCAAGGACTCGCCCGTCAACTGGTGCCCCAAGGACCTCACCGTCCTCGCGAACGAGCAGGTCGTCAACGGTGCATGTGAGCGCTGTGGCACGGCTGTCACCAAGAAGTCGCTGAACCAGTGGTACTTCAAGATCACCGAGTACGCCGATCGCCTGCTCGAGGACATGGACCAGCTCCAGGGCCATTGGCCCGAGCGAGTGCTGGCCATGCAGCGGAACTGGATTGGCCGCTCCGAGGGCGCCCACGTCCGCTTTGTCATCGAGGCCACCCAGGACCGGGCCGAGCGCGAAGTCACCGTCTTCACCACGCGCCCGGACACCCTCTACGGGGCAACGTTCTTTGTGGTTGCTGCGGATGCGCATTTGGCCCTGGACCTCGTCACTCCTGAACAGCATGACGAACTCATGGCTTACCGGGAAAAGGTCAAGGCCCTCTCCGAGATCGAGCGCCAGTCCACAGAGCGCGAGAAGACGGGTGTCTTTACCGGACGCTACGCGATCAATCCGCTGAACGGTGAGAAGCTTCCTGTGTGGGCAGCTGACTACGTTCTGGCCGACTACGGCACCGGAGCCATCATGGCTGTTCCGGCGCACGACCAGCGCGACCTCGATTTCGCCAAGGCGTTTGACCTGCCCGTCCGCGCCGTACTGGATACCGGCGAGGAAGACCCCGCCGAGACCGGCGTTGCCACTGCCGGCGAAGGAAAGCTCAAGAACTCCGGCGACTTGGATGGACTGTCCAAGTCCGAGGGCATCCCGGCCGCAATCGAGATCCTGGAGAAGTTGGGTACCGGCGAGAAGTTCGTCAACTTCCGGCTCCGCGACTGGCTGCTCAGCCGCCAGCGCTTCTGGGGCACGCCCATCCCGATCATTCACTGCGCCGAATGCGGCGAAGTGCCCGTACCCGACGACCAATTGCCCGTGAAGCTGCCCGAAGACCTGCGCGGCGAGGCACTGGCGCCGAAGGGCACCTCCCCGCTGGCCGCCGCCGTCGAATGGGTCAACGTCGAGTGCCCCAACTGCGGCCGGGCAGCGCAGCGCGACACGGACACCATGGATACGTTCGTGGATTCTTCCTGGTACTTCCTGCGGTTCGTCTCGCCCCACTACACCGAGGGCCCGTTTGATCCGGCGAAGATTAATGACTGGATGCCCGTGGGGCAGTACGTAGGCGGCGTGGAGCACGCCATCCTGCACCTGCTCTACGCCCGGTTCTTTACCAAGGTCATCAAGGACATCGGCCTGATCGAGGCCAGCGAGCCCTTTAGCGCACTGCTCAACCAGGGTCAGGTGCTCAATGGGGGCAAGGCCATGAGCAAGTCCCTTGGCAATGGTGTGGACCTTGGCGAGCAGTTGGACAAGTTCGGCGTCGACGCCGTTCGCCTGACCATGGTCTTCGCCTCGCCCCCTGAGGACGATGTTGACTGGGCAGACGTCTCGCCGTCTGGTTCGGCCAAGTTCCTGGCCCGTGCCTGGCGCCTCGGCCAGGACGTCATCAGCGAACCCGGAGCTGATGCCATCGCCGGTGACCGCGCACTGCGCACGGTAACCCACAAGACCATCGCTGATGCCGCCGAACTGTTGGACAACAACAAATTCAATGTCGTGGTGGCACGCCTCATGGAGTTGGTCAACGCTACGCGTAAGACCATCGACTCCGGAGCCGGTGGAGCAGACCCTGCCGTGCGTGAGGCCGTTGAGGCCGTTGCTGTGATCTTGAGCCTTTTCGCCCCTTACACGGCAGAGGATCTCTGGAACACCCTGGGACACCCCGCCTCCGTGGCCAACGCCGGCTGGCCGAAGCACGACGACGCCCTGCTCGTCCAGGACACCGTCACCGCCGTTGTCCAGGTCCAGGGCAAGGTCCGCGACCGGTTGGAAGTATCGCCGGACATCAGCGAGGACGAACTCCGTGAACTGGCACTGGCATCCGAAAATGTCCAGCGTGCCATGGATGGCCGTGGCATCCGCACCGTGATCGTGCGGGCGCCTAAACTGGTGAACATCGTCCCCGCCTAA
- a CDS encoding aldo/keto reductase, which yields MRFPARLTLNNGVMIDRLGFGLYKVPPKEAETLVSTALGEGYRRFDTAAMYRNEVGVGRAIGGAIGDANEANLGTGGSGESVHALAREDVFVTTKVWNDDHGYDSTLRAFDSSMANLGLDYVDLYLIHWPCAGRGLFVETYKAMETLYREGKVRAIGVSNFQPGHLEELMQKAEVVPAVNQIELHPWLQQPRLRTLHEQLGIRTEAWSPLGRGQVLADPAIVDLAEKYGRTPAQIILRWHLQLGNLVIPKASSAGRIKENFAVFDFELEAADMDGMAALERHHRTGSHPDNVN from the coding sequence ATGAGATTCCCGGCCCGGCTGACCTTGAACAATGGCGTGATGATTGACCGCTTGGGATTCGGACTCTATAAAGTGCCGCCAAAAGAAGCTGAGACTTTGGTGAGCACTGCCCTCGGCGAAGGGTACCGGCGCTTCGATACCGCGGCCATGTACCGAAATGAAGTGGGCGTAGGCCGCGCAATCGGTGGTGCGATCGGAGATGCCAACGAGGCAAACCTCGGCACGGGTGGTTCCGGAGAATCCGTGCACGCCTTGGCCAGGGAAGACGTGTTTGTTACCACCAAGGTCTGGAATGACGACCACGGCTACGACTCCACGCTCCGTGCCTTCGATTCATCCATGGCCAACCTTGGACTGGACTACGTGGACCTTTACCTCATCCACTGGCCTTGTGCCGGCCGAGGACTGTTCGTAGAGACCTATAAAGCCATGGAGACCCTGTACCGGGAAGGCAAAGTGCGGGCCATCGGGGTCTCGAATTTCCAGCCGGGGCACTTGGAAGAACTCATGCAGAAAGCCGAAGTGGTTCCGGCCGTCAATCAGATCGAGCTGCACCCCTGGCTTCAGCAGCCCAGGCTTCGGACACTTCACGAACAACTTGGGATCCGTACCGAAGCATGGAGCCCGCTGGGCCGGGGACAGGTTCTTGCCGACCCCGCGATCGTGGATTTGGCTGAAAAGTACGGCAGGACACCGGCCCAAATCATCCTCCGGTGGCATCTCCAGCTCGGAAACCTCGTCATTCCGAAAGCCAGCTCCGCTGGGCGGATCAAGGAGAACTTTGCCGTTTTCGACTTCGAACTGGAGGCGGCAGATATGGACGGCATGGCCGCTCTTGAACGCCACCACCGCACGGGCTCGCACCCGGACAACGTGAACTAG
- a CDS encoding helix-hairpin-helix domain-containing protein — protein sequence MPRWNRDASPDVAALAARRRLAVGLNPSGDPAPLLAMPLLEEPPPEASVSDPLYAQETVAARLRWRTSWRVAVAVSVVGAACAAWFLFQAANGQPTTEPLSQSLSADGTVSEGGEPDSTRPPAQPQDTKMLLVHVAGAVQKPGVVSLPEGSRVFQAIDAAGGATASADVNGLNLAEVVTDGAKIRVPAAGEAAQETGTGNGTGGSAETQVSPGSGGAKVNINTASVEELGTLPRVGPVMAQRIIDWRKEHGAFASVEELDAIDGIGPKLMESLQDLVTVQGG from the coding sequence ATGCCACGCTGGAATCGGGATGCGTCCCCAGACGTCGCAGCGCTGGCCGCCAGACGGCGGCTTGCGGTGGGACTGAACCCTTCAGGCGATCCCGCTCCCTTGCTTGCCATGCCTCTGTTGGAAGAGCCCCCGCCGGAGGCTTCGGTTTCGGACCCCCTCTACGCCCAAGAGACGGTGGCGGCGCGGCTTCGGTGGCGGACGTCCTGGAGGGTGGCTGTTGCGGTTTCCGTTGTTGGTGCCGCCTGTGCAGCGTGGTTCCTTTTCCAGGCGGCTAACGGACAACCCACTACCGAGCCCCTGAGCCAGTCGCTATCGGCCGACGGAACGGTGTCCGAAGGCGGCGAGCCTGATTCGACCCGCCCCCCGGCCCAGCCACAAGACACGAAGATGCTCCTGGTCCACGTTGCCGGCGCGGTACAGAAACCCGGTGTCGTTTCGCTTCCTGAAGGAAGCCGGGTCTTTCAGGCGATTGATGCTGCAGGCGGGGCAACCGCCAGTGCTGATGTAAATGGACTCAACCTCGCGGAAGTAGTCACCGACGGGGCAAAGATCCGTGTTCCGGCTGCGGGAGAGGCGGCGCAGGAAACGGGGACCGGGAACGGCACAGGTGGGTCGGCGGAAACCCAGGTCAGCCCGGGATCCGGAGGCGCCAAGGTCAATATCAACACTGCTTCTGTGGAAGAACTCGGGACACTGCCCAGGGTTGGTCCGGTGATGGCTCAACGCATCATAGACTGGCGCAAGGAACACGGAGCGTTTGCCTCGGTGGAAGAGTTGGACGCCATTGATGGCATCGGACCCAAGCTCATGGAGTCGCTCCAGGATTTGGTGACGGTGCAGGGTGGCTGA
- a CDS encoding DegV family protein gives MRPPALCRRPVTIVGGCVPEREPPAWMWLKERLSRLRQPALPVPIADEALPAVVKTAVVTDSAAALPADWVAAFAADGRLAVVPMPVMVGSEIYGEGEDDITETLAVALASGASVKTSRPSPGQFEQAYRAAQNRGFEAVVSIHISSELSGTADAARLAAARVGIPVEVLDSRTVGMAQGMGVQSAVVAAAAGLPADEVRAFAEKRMERTKVYFYVPSLEQLRRGGRIGAAASLLGTVLAIKPILAVDGGRIVPLEKVRSAVRAIARLEEIVAADVASRPAGQQRLAVHHFGNQLEAEALAARLREKCPDCPPAQISALPAVLAAHAGLGVLAVIVGESSTPT, from the coding sequence TTGCGGCCGCCGGCATTGTGCCGGCGGCCGGTCACCATTGTTGGAGGTTGCGTGCCCGAGCGAGAACCACCCGCCTGGATGTGGCTCAAGGAACGGCTGTCCCGCCTCCGGCAGCCCGCGCTCCCGGTTCCCATTGCCGATGAGGCGCTTCCCGCCGTCGTAAAGACCGCCGTGGTGACGGATTCGGCAGCGGCCTTACCAGCCGACTGGGTTGCGGCCTTTGCCGCGGACGGCCGTCTTGCCGTGGTTCCCATGCCAGTCATGGTGGGGAGCGAGATCTACGGTGAAGGCGAAGACGACATCACCGAGACGTTGGCCGTTGCCTTGGCGTCGGGTGCATCCGTAAAGACATCCCGACCCTCACCCGGCCAGTTTGAACAGGCTTACCGTGCCGCCCAGAACCGAGGGTTCGAAGCTGTGGTGTCCATCCATATTTCCTCCGAATTGTCCGGAACCGCCGATGCCGCGCGTCTTGCTGCAGCCCGGGTCGGTATCCCGGTGGAGGTACTGGACTCACGCACCGTCGGAATGGCGCAAGGTATGGGAGTGCAGAGCGCCGTAGTTGCCGCGGCCGCAGGCCTGCCCGCTGATGAAGTTCGCGCTTTTGCGGAAAAGCGCATGGAACGTACCAAGGTCTACTTCTACGTTCCGAGCCTGGAACAGCTCAGGCGCGGGGGACGCATTGGAGCGGCGGCATCGCTGCTGGGGACGGTGCTGGCCATTAAGCCAATACTTGCGGTCGACGGCGGCAGGATCGTTCCGTTGGAAAAGGTCCGCTCCGCTGTGCGCGCTATAGCCCGGCTTGAGGAGATCGTGGCGGCTGATGTCGCTTCCAGACCTGCTGGTCAGCAACGGTTGGCGGTTCATCATTTTGGTAACCAGCTTGAGGCCGAAGCATTGGCCGCACGCCTTCGGGAGAAATGCCCGGACTGTCCGCCCGCCCAGATCAGCGCCCTTCCCGCCGTCCTCGCGGCGCACGCAGGTTTGGGAGTCCTTGCGGTCATCGTGGGGGAGAGCAGCACGCCCACTTGA
- a CDS encoding MIP/aquaporin family protein — MSLGIVFLSEVFGTMMLTLLGCGVVANVALKGTKGNNGGFLMVTWGWGIAVFAGVFVAAKSGAHLNPAVTLGLLVKGSKEYAPDVSVDFASTLTYFGGELLGAFLGAVVCWLAYKQHFDEEPLAANKLGTFSTGPAIRSTPWNLITEIIGTFVLVFVILTLGGTPSGLGPLAVALLVVGIGVSIGGPTGYAINPARDLGPRIAHAVLPIKGKGSSDWAYSWIPVVGPLVGGTLAGLMANIVPGIMPSVAG, encoded by the coding sequence ATGTCTCTTGGAATAGTTTTCCTTTCCGAAGTATTCGGAACCATGATGCTGACCCTGCTGGGTTGTGGCGTCGTGGCAAACGTTGCGCTCAAAGGCACCAAGGGCAACAACGGTGGTTTCTTGATGGTGACGTGGGGCTGGGGTATTGCGGTCTTCGCGGGCGTTTTCGTGGCCGCAAAGTCCGGTGCGCACCTGAACCCTGCTGTTACCCTGGGCCTGCTTGTTAAGGGAAGCAAGGAATACGCGCCCGATGTCAGCGTGGACTTCGCCTCCACGCTGACGTACTTCGGCGGCGAACTGCTCGGCGCTTTCCTGGGCGCCGTTGTTTGCTGGCTCGCGTACAAGCAGCACTTCGATGAAGAGCCCCTGGCAGCCAACAAGCTGGGAACGTTCTCCACAGGCCCGGCCATCCGTTCAACCCCATGGAACCTCATCACCGAGATCATCGGCACGTTCGTTCTGGTCTTCGTCATCCTGACCCTCGGCGGCACTCCCTCGGGACTGGGCCCGTTGGCGGTAGCGCTGCTCGTGGTCGGTATCGGTGTCTCCATCGGCGGCCCCACGGGTTACGCCATCAACCCGGCACGTGACCTCGGACCCCGCATCGCCCACGCCGTGCTTCCCATCAAGGGCAAGGGTTCCAGTGACTGGGCCTACTCGTGGATCCCTGTCGTCGGGCCCCTGGTCGGCGGTACGCTGGCAGGCCTCATGGCCAACATCGTTCCAGGGATCATGCCGTCCGTCGCCGGCTAG